In Solenopsis invicta isolate M01_SB chromosome 6, UNIL_Sinv_3.0, whole genome shotgun sequence, the genomic window CCTTTCCTCACAATACAAATTGTTGCACTTTTTAGAGCAAGACAACTCGACCACGTCCAGTGTATCTGTGGAACGTGCTCGACGTGCAGAAGTGGCTGAAACGTCACTGCAACGACTATTATCAACTGTATTACGAGAAGTTCCTGCATGTAAGTGTTTCTTGCTTTTctattacatacatatttccAAATTCCACTTCTGACCCTGCCTGTTGTGACCACGACGAATCGTGGGATTAATTCCATACAGAGCATCAATAATTgtacagtaaaatttttcttatgacTGTtctatttaatgtaaacatatcAAGTAGTAAAGTATTATAAGTACAgttgtatatttatttctgtcaatgtaaattaactttaatctcaatgtttcttattcttaaaataagagaaagatataaaaaaaattaaactaagaTTAAAACTAATCTGCTGGCCTATTTTATAACTCTTAATAATAGTTACACTGTACAACTGTTTTGTCATGTGTGTAACAATACCATAACAAAACTGAACTGTTATTAAGAGTTATAGAATAGGTCTATTGCAGTCTATTGCATTGGTAAGAATGACAACTGCACCAATAACATTTTACAATCACTTATGGCTTGTGTAGCcatattctattattttctacTGTCAGTACTGCAAACCTATATTATACTAATATTAATCTTGGATTTTTAGTATTGGCAGTGAATACTGGAACACAGCTTATATTTACCAagatatttcttcaaattttgtaaaaagtttccTGAAAATTCCTGGATTTTTCAggaattgtattaaaaattgtaaagattaaaaaattttttactacagctttggaataaatttattacatttttttctaattttttagtattttttaaataattaacctGTTTACGttgttgtaaaataatttttaacaagaatatgtatgtaataaagaatgatttttgttacatacatattcttgttaaaaattattttacaacaaCGTAAACaggttaattatttaaaaaatactaaaaaattagaaaaaaatgtaataaatttattccaaagctgtagtaaaaaattttttaatctttacaatttttaatacaattccTGAAAAATCCAGGAATTTTCAggaaactttttacaaaatttgaagaaatatctTGGTAAATATAAACTGTGTTCCAGTATTCACTGCCACTTTGTTGTCTTTTCAGCACGACATTACAGGAAAGACATTGCTACGAATAAATGAGAATAGCTTGAGGCGAATTGGTATCGATAATGATCAACACAGAGTGG contains:
- the LOC105206787 gene encoding protein aveugle, with protein sequence MVEETTNPATVNPTRTKSKTTRPRPVYLWNVLDVQKWLKRHCNDYYQLYYEKFLHHDITGKTLLRINENSLRRIGIDNDQHRVDIWREIMKLHLKTDMLELKDIERRNNMNMNLD